One Streptomyces sp. CNQ-509 DNA window includes the following coding sequences:
- a CDS encoding AlkA N-terminal domain-containing protein: protein MFTDTERCVRAVQSKDARFDGWFFTGVLTTGIYCRPSCPVVPPKPQNMRFYASAAAAQQAGFRACKRCRPDTSPGSPEWNHRADLTARAMRLIADGVVDRDGVEGLAARLGYSTRQIERQLRAELGAGPLALARAQRAQTARVLIETSPLPMGDIAFAAGFSSIRTFNDTVQEVFALAPTELRRRAARSRAGAGTGGTAGATGTGGGAPGVIGLRLPFRQPLTPDNLFGHLVATAVPGVEEWRGGAYRRTLRLPYGHGIASLTPRPDHIAARLALTDQRDLAIAISRCRRLLDLDADPAAVDEQLARDPQLAELIAKAPGRRVPRTTDGAEFAVRAVLGQQVSTAAARTHAGRLVTAYGTEIEDAEGGLTHLFPEPGALAGLDPAALAMPRSRRTTLTALVAALAAGDLDLGGGSDWEQARHRLAELPGIGPWTVEVVAMRALGDPDAFPATDLGVRKAAAGLGLPGSPAALVRHSAAWRPWRAYAVQYLWAAPPAGDHPINLMPTE from the coding sequence ATGTTCACCGATACGGAGCGCTGCGTACGGGCCGTCCAGTCCAAGGACGCCCGCTTCGACGGCTGGTTCTTCACCGGGGTGCTGACCACCGGCATCTACTGCCGGCCCAGTTGCCCCGTCGTCCCGCCCAAGCCGCAGAACATGCGGTTCTACGCCAGTGCCGCCGCCGCCCAGCAGGCCGGCTTCCGCGCCTGCAAGCGGTGCCGCCCCGACACCAGCCCCGGCTCCCCGGAGTGGAACCACCGGGCCGACCTCACCGCGCGTGCCATGCGGCTCATCGCCGACGGCGTCGTCGACCGCGACGGCGTGGAGGGGCTCGCCGCCCGGCTCGGCTACAGCACCCGCCAGATCGAGCGCCAGCTCCGCGCCGAGCTGGGCGCGGGACCGCTCGCGCTCGCCCGCGCCCAGCGCGCCCAGACCGCGCGCGTCCTCATCGAGACCTCCCCGCTGCCCATGGGCGACATCGCCTTCGCCGCGGGCTTCTCCTCCATCCGCACCTTCAACGACACCGTCCAGGAGGTCTTCGCCCTCGCCCCCACCGAGCTGCGCCGCCGCGCCGCCCGCAGCCGCGCCGGTGCCGGCACCGGCGGTACCGCGGGCGCGACCGGCACCGGCGGCGGTGCCCCCGGCGTCATCGGCCTCCGGCTGCCCTTCCGGCAGCCGCTCACCCCCGACAACCTCTTCGGCCACCTCGTCGCCACCGCCGTCCCCGGCGTCGAGGAGTGGCGCGGCGGCGCGTACCGGCGGACGCTGCGGCTCCCGTACGGGCACGGCATCGCCTCGCTCACGCCCAGGCCCGATCACATCGCCGCGCGCCTCGCCCTCACCGACCAGCGCGACCTGGCCATCGCCATCAGCCGCTGCCGCCGGCTGCTCGACCTCGACGCCGACCCCGCCGCCGTCGACGAGCAGCTCGCCCGCGACCCCCAGCTCGCCGAGCTGATCGCCAAGGCGCCCGGACGGCGCGTGCCGCGCACCACGGACGGCGCCGAGTTCGCCGTACGGGCCGTCCTCGGCCAGCAGGTCTCCACCGCCGCCGCCCGCACCCACGCGGGCCGGCTGGTCACCGCGTACGGGACGGAGATCGAGGATGCGGAAGGCGGCCTCACCCACCTATTCCCCGAGCCCGGCGCCCTCGCCGGACTCGATCCGGCCGCCCTGGCCATGCCGCGGTCCAGGCGCACCACCCTCACCGCGCTCGTCGCCGCCCTGGCCGCCGGCGATCTCGACCTCGGCGGCGGCAGCGACTGGGAGCAGGCCCGCCACCGGCTCGCCGAGCTGCCCGGCATCGGCCCCTGGACCGTCGAGGTCGTCGCCATGCGGGCCCTCGGCGACCCCGACGCCTTCCCGGCCACCGACCTCGGCGTCCGCAAGGCCGCCGCCGGACTCGGCCTGCCCGGCAGCCCCGCGGCCCTCGTCCGGCACTCCGCCGCCTGGCGGCCCTGGCGGGCGTACGCCGTGCAGTACCTCTGGGCGGCGCCGCCCGCCGGCGACCACCCGATCAACCTGATGCCCACGGAGTGA
- a CDS encoding aspartate aminotransferase family protein, whose amino-acid sequence MALYYAEPIEITHGEGRHVWDAEGNRYLDFFGGILTTMTAHALPEVTKAVAEQAGRILHTSTLYLNRPMVELAERIAQLSGIPDARVFFTTSGTEATDTALLLASTYRRSNQVLAMRNSYHGRSFTAVGITGNRAWSPTSLSPLQTLYVHGGIRTAGPFADLDDAAFIDACVADLRDMLSQTRGVAALIAEPVQGVGGFTSPPDGLYAAFREVLAEEGILWITDEVQSGWGRTGDHFWGWQAHAGNGPPDMLTFAKGIGNGTSIGGVVARAEIMNCLDANSLSTFGGSPVTMAAGLANLGYVLEHDLQGNARRVGGLLIERLRAAAAGLASVREVRGRGLMIGIELATPGHAAAVLEHARAGGLLVGRGKAGETLRIAPPLSLTVAEAEEGAAVLERALHAADAETAG is encoded by the coding sequence ATGGCGCTCTACTACGCCGAGCCCATCGAGATCACCCACGGCGAGGGCCGGCACGTCTGGGACGCCGAGGGCAACCGCTACCTCGACTTCTTCGGCGGCATCCTCACCACCATGACCGCCCACGCCCTCCCGGAGGTCACCAAGGCGGTCGCCGAGCAGGCCGGCCGCATCCTGCACACCTCCACCCTCTATCTCAACCGCCCCATGGTGGAACTGGCCGAGCGCATCGCGCAGTTGTCCGGCATCCCCGACGCGCGGGTGTTCTTCACCACCTCGGGCACCGAGGCCACCGACACGGCGCTGCTGCTGGCGAGCACGTACCGCCGCTCCAACCAGGTGCTGGCCATGCGTAACAGCTACCACGGCCGCTCCTTCACCGCGGTCGGTATCACCGGCAACCGCGCCTGGTCGCCCACCAGCCTCTCCCCGCTGCAGACCCTCTACGTCCACGGCGGCATCCGCACCGCGGGCCCCTTCGCCGACCTCGACGACGCCGCGTTCATCGACGCCTGCGTCGCCGACCTGCGCGACATGCTCTCCCAGACCCGCGGCGTCGCCGCCCTCATCGCCGAACCCGTCCAGGGCGTCGGCGGCTTCACCTCCCCGCCCGACGGCCTGTACGCCGCGTTCCGCGAGGTGCTCGCCGAGGAGGGGATCCTGTGGATCACCGACGAGGTGCAGTCGGGCTGGGGCCGTACCGGCGACCACTTCTGGGGCTGGCAGGCGCACGCGGGCAACGGCCCGCCGGACATGCTCACCTTCGCCAAGGGGATCGGCAACGGCACCTCCATCGGCGGCGTCGTCGCCCGCGCCGAGATCATGAACTGCCTGGACGCCAACTCCCTCTCCACGTTCGGCGGCAGCCCGGTCACCATGGCCGCGGGCCTGGCCAACCTCGGCTACGTCCTGGAGCACGACCTCCAGGGCAACGCCCGCCGCGTCGGCGGCCTGCTCATCGAGCGGCTGCGGGCCGCCGCGGCGGGCCTCGCCTCGGTGCGCGAGGTACGCGGCCGGGGCCTGATGATCGGCATCGAGCTGGCCACCCCCGGGCACGCCGCGGCGGTGCTGGAGCACGCCCGCGCGGGCGGCCTGCTCGTCGGCCGGGGCAAGGCCGGCGAGACGCTGCGCATCGCGCCGCCGCTCTCCCTGACCGTCGCGGAGGCGGAGGAGGGCGCGGCCGTTCTCGAACGGGCCCTGCACGCCGCCGACGCGGAGACCGCCGGCTGA
- a CDS encoding NAD(P)/FAD-dependent oxidoreductase, with protein sequence MTTLVDVVVVGAGPNGLTAAVELARRGFTVEVFEARDSIGGGASTTELTLPGFRHDPCSAAHPFGIGSPVFRELPLAEHGLAWVHSELPMAHPFPDGSAAVLSRSVGETATSLGTRDAGVYRRLVEPFLGKWETLSWDFFTASLRSVPRDPVTLLRLGQLAMPASLLNRRFQGVHARGMIAGLAAHAIAPLHTPITAAMALTFALAGHAVGWPVARGGSQAISDALAAYLRELGGEIHTGIEVKRLDELPPARAYVFDTTPTALARIAGLGGAYDGFRYGPSVFKIDYALDGPMPWTSEEARRATTVHVGPTEGEIGAALDAAVNGVAPAVPFLISCQPTIADPTRAPEGKHTFWVYGHVPNGWEGDATEAIERQLERFAPGFRDLVLARATAGPPQLAARNANYVGGDIASGAFSGMQTLMRPRLARVPWATVHPRVFLCSSSTYPGPGVHGMGGHNAARAVFRTLTRSR encoded by the coding sequence ATGACGACGCTGGTCGACGTGGTGGTCGTAGGCGCGGGGCCCAACGGGCTGACCGCCGCCGTCGAACTCGCCCGACGCGGCTTCACGGTCGAGGTCTTCGAGGCCCGCGACTCCATCGGCGGCGGGGCGAGCACCACCGAGCTGACCCTGCCGGGCTTTAGGCACGACCCCTGCTCCGCCGCCCACCCCTTCGGCATCGGCTCCCCGGTCTTCCGTGAGCTCCCGCTGGCCGAGCACGGCTTGGCCTGGGTGCACAGCGAACTGCCCATGGCCCACCCGTTCCCCGACGGTTCCGCGGCCGTGCTCTCCCGCTCCGTGGGCGAGACGGCGACCTCGCTCGGCACCCGCGACGCCGGCGTCTACCGGCGGCTCGTCGAGCCGTTCCTCGGGAAGTGGGAGACGCTGTCGTGGGACTTCTTCACCGCCTCGCTGCGCTCCGTGCCCCGCGACCCGGTCACCCTGCTGCGGCTCGGCCAGCTCGCCATGCCCGCCTCGCTGCTGAACCGCCGCTTCCAGGGCGTGCACGCCCGAGGCATGATCGCCGGCCTCGCCGCGCACGCGATCGCGCCGCTGCACACGCCGATCACCGCGGCCATGGCGCTGACGTTCGCGCTCGCCGGGCACGCCGTCGGCTGGCCGGTGGCCCGCGGCGGCTCGCAGGCCATCTCCGACGCGCTCGCGGCGTACCTGCGCGAGCTGGGCGGCGAGATCCACACCGGGATCGAGGTGAAGCGGCTGGACGAGCTGCCGCCGGCGCGCGCGTACGTCTTCGACACCACCCCGACCGCGCTGGCACGCATCGCCGGGCTCGGCGGCGCGTACGACGGCTTCCGCTACGGGCCCTCCGTCTTCAAGATCGACTACGCCCTGGACGGGCCCATGCCGTGGACCTCCGAGGAGGCGCGGCGTGCCACGACGGTGCACGTCGGACCCACCGAGGGTGAGATCGGCGCGGCCCTCGACGCCGCCGTGAACGGCGTCGCGCCCGCCGTGCCGTTCCTCATCTCCTGCCAGCCCACCATCGCCGACCCCACCCGGGCGCCCGAGGGCAAGCACACCTTCTGGGTCTACGGGCACGTGCCCAACGGCTGGGAGGGCGACGCCACCGAGGCCATCGAGCGGCAGTTGGAGCGCTTCGCGCCCGGCTTCCGCGACCTGGTGCTGGCCCGCGCCACCGCGGGACCGCCGCAACTGGCCGCGCGCAACGCCAACTACGTCGGCGGCGACATCGCCTCCGGAGCCTTCTCCGGCATGCAGACCCTCATGCGCCCCCGGCTCGCCCGGGTGCCGTGGGCCACGGTCCACCCCCGCGTCTTCCTGTGCTCCTCGTCCACGTACCCGGGGCCCGGCGTGCACGGGATGGGGGGCCACAACGCCGCCCGCGCGGTCTTCCGCACGCTGACGCGGTCCCGCTGA
- a CDS encoding inositol monophosphatase family protein, translating to MIDDFLASADALDRVEDALRKAAAEEVMPRFRQLRADEIVQKDGPHDLVTVADRNAEVHLERSLTALLPGSVLVGEEGTHADRGRLAALREDAPVWIVDPVDGTRQFVRGEPGFCMLVALAHRGEVLASWTYLPAKDLMAVARRGGGAHLVGGEELRSGVPEPGQELHVAVSHHDFTTDAEKRALARLDVPGVRARPCGSAGHDYLSVARGEIDAVAFSWEKPWDHAAGLLLVAEAGGASGTVAGEPFRVAGGNALPFTAARDAETARHILALLAGPGRGVPGAGP from the coding sequence ATGATCGACGACTTCCTGGCCTCCGCCGACGCCCTCGACCGCGTCGAGGACGCCCTGCGCAAGGCGGCGGCCGAGGAGGTCATGCCCCGCTTCCGGCAGCTCCGCGCCGACGAGATCGTGCAGAAGGACGGACCCCACGACCTGGTCACCGTCGCCGACCGGAACGCCGAGGTGCACCTGGAGCGCAGCCTCACCGCGCTGCTGCCCGGGTCCGTGCTCGTCGGCGAGGAGGGGACGCACGCCGACCGCGGGCGGCTCGCCGCGCTGCGCGAGGACGCGCCGGTGTGGATCGTGGACCCGGTCGACGGCACCCGGCAGTTCGTCCGCGGCGAGCCCGGTTTCTGCATGCTCGTCGCGCTCGCCCACCGCGGCGAGGTGCTGGCCTCCTGGACGTACCTGCCGGCGAAGGACCTCATGGCCGTCGCCCGCCGCGGCGGCGGCGCGCACCTCGTCGGCGGCGAGGAACTGCGCTCCGGCGTGCCCGAGCCCGGACAGGAGCTCCACGTCGCGGTCTCCCACCACGACTTCACCACCGACGCCGAGAAGCGGGCGCTCGCCCGCCTCGACGTTCCCGGGGTACGGGCCCGGCCCTGCGGCTCCGCCGGCCACGACTACCTGTCCGTGGCCCGTGGCGAGATCGACGCCGTGGCGTTCTCCTGGGAGAAGCCCTGGGACCACGCCGCGGGCCTGCTGCTCGTCGCCGAGGCGGGCGGCGCCAGCGGTACGGTCGCGGGGGAGCCGTTCCGCGTGGCCGGCGGCAACGCGCTTCCGTTCACCGCGGCGCGGGACGCGGAAACGGCACGGCATATCCTGGCCCTGCTGGCCGGACCGGGCCGGGGCGTACCCGGGGCGGGACCCTAG
- a CDS encoding Sir2 family NAD-dependent protein deacetylase, with protein MSATTESTGRRPLVAILSGAGISTDSGIPDYRGPNGVWRRDPEAQKLVTYDYYMADPEIRRRSWQMRRANRTLLAEPNAAHLAVADLERAGVPVRVLTQNVDGLHQRAGMPDRKILELHGSARSFVCTNCAARGPMADALARVEAGEADPPCLECGGILKSATVMFGERLDPAVLGEAAAIAEACEVFLAVGTSLQVRPAAGLAGLAADHGARLIVVNAEPTPYDTRAAEVVREPISEALPPLLARL; from the coding sequence ATGTCTGCGACGACGGAGAGCACGGGGCGGCGCCCTCTCGTGGCGATCCTCAGCGGCGCCGGCATCTCCACGGACTCCGGCATCCCCGACTACCGCGGCCCGAACGGGGTCTGGCGCCGGGACCCGGAGGCGCAGAAGCTCGTCACCTACGACTACTACATGGCGGACCCGGAGATCCGGCGGCGCTCCTGGCAGATGCGACGCGCCAACCGCACGCTCCTCGCCGAGCCCAACGCGGCGCATCTGGCCGTCGCGGATCTGGAGCGCGCCGGTGTGCCGGTGCGGGTCCTCACGCAGAACGTGGACGGACTGCACCAGCGCGCCGGGATGCCGGACCGCAAGATCCTGGAACTGCACGGCTCCGCCCGGAGCTTCGTGTGCACGAACTGCGCCGCCCGCGGGCCGATGGCGGACGCCCTGGCCCGGGTCGAGGCCGGCGAGGCCGACCCGCCGTGCCTGGAGTGCGGCGGCATCCTCAAGTCCGCCACCGTGATGTTCGGCGAACGGCTCGACCCCGCCGTCCTGGGCGAGGCCGCGGCCATCGCCGAGGCGTGCGAGGTCTTCCTCGCCGTCGGCACCAGCCTCCAGGTCCGGCCCGCCGCCGGCCTGGCCGGACTCGCCGCCGACCACGGCGCCCGCCTGATCGTCGTCAACGCCGAGCCGACCCCGTACGACACCCGCGCGGCGGAGGTCGTCCGCGAGCCGATCAGCGAGGCCCTGCCGCCCCTGCTGGCCCGGCTGTGA
- the hydA gene encoding dihydropyrimidinase, with product MSRTVITGGLVITAADEIHADVLVEDGRVTALAAHGSDAAAGWREGAAVLDATGKYVIPGGVDAHTHMELPFGGTFASDTFETGTRAAAWGGTTTIVDFAVQKQGSALREGLDAWHAKADAQCSIDYAFHMILSDVNEHTLKEMDGLVEEGVTSFKLFMAYPGVFYSDDGQILRAMQRAAGNGGLIMMHAENGIAIDVLVEQALKAGKTDPRYHGEVRKVLLEAEATHRAIQLARVAGSPLYVVHVSAEEAVAELAQARDAGLPVFGETCPQYLFLSTDNLAEPDFGGAKYVCSTPLRPREHQAALWRGLRTDDLQVVSTDHCPFCFADQKELGRGDFSKIPNGLPGVENRMDLLHQAVLDGHLTRRRWIDIACAAPARMFGLYPRKGTIAPGSDADIVIYDPGARQTLSAATHHMNVDYSAYEGKEITGRVETVLSRGERVLDGREFTGHAGHGQYIPRGTCQFL from the coding sequence GTGAGCCGTACAGTCATCACCGGCGGTCTTGTCATCACCGCCGCCGACGAGATCCACGCCGACGTGCTCGTCGAGGACGGCCGCGTCACCGCGCTCGCCGCACACGGCAGCGACGCCGCCGCCGGCTGGCGCGAGGGCGCCGCCGTGCTCGACGCCACCGGGAAGTACGTCATCCCGGGCGGGGTGGACGCCCACACGCACATGGAACTGCCCTTCGGCGGCACGTTCGCCTCGGACACCTTCGAGACGGGCACCCGCGCCGCCGCCTGGGGCGGCACGACGACCATCGTGGACTTCGCCGTACAGAAGCAGGGCAGCGCGCTGCGCGAAGGGCTGGACGCCTGGCACGCCAAGGCTGACGCCCAGTGCAGCATCGACTACGCCTTCCACATGATCCTCTCCGACGTCAACGAGCACACGCTCAAGGAGATGGACGGCCTGGTCGAGGAGGGCGTGACCTCCTTCAAGCTCTTCATGGCCTACCCGGGCGTCTTCTACAGCGACGACGGCCAGATCCTGCGCGCCATGCAGCGCGCCGCGGGCAACGGCGGGCTGATCATGATGCACGCCGAGAACGGCATCGCCATCGACGTCCTCGTCGAACAGGCCCTCAAGGCCGGGAAGACCGACCCGCGTTACCACGGCGAGGTGCGCAAGGTGCTGCTGGAGGCCGAGGCCACGCACCGCGCCATCCAGCTCGCCCGCGTCGCCGGCAGCCCGCTGTACGTCGTGCACGTCTCCGCCGAGGAGGCCGTCGCCGAGCTGGCGCAGGCCCGCGACGCCGGCCTGCCGGTCTTCGGCGAGACCTGCCCGCAGTACCTCTTCCTCTCCACCGACAACCTCGCCGAGCCGGACTTCGGGGGCGCGAAGTACGTCTGCTCCACGCCGCTGCGCCCCCGCGAGCACCAGGCCGCCCTCTGGCGCGGTCTGCGCACCGACGACCTCCAGGTCGTCTCCACCGACCACTGCCCGTTCTGCTTCGCGGACCAGAAGGAACTGGGCCGCGGCGACTTCTCCAAGATCCCCAACGGGCTGCCGGGCGTGGAGAACCGGATGGACCTCCTCCACCAGGCCGTGCTCGACGGCCACCTCACCCGCCGCCGCTGGATCGACATCGCCTGCGCCGCCCCGGCGCGGATGTTCGGCCTCTACCCCCGCAAGGGCACCATCGCCCCCGGCTCCGACGCCGACATCGTCATCTACGACCCCGGGGCCCGCCAGACGCTCTCCGCCGCCACCCACCACATGAACGTCGACTACTCGGCGTACGAGGGCAAGGAGATCACCGGCCGGGTCGAGACCGTGCTCTCCCGCGGCGAGAGGGTCCTCGACGGCCGGGAGTTCACCGGCCACGCGGGACACGGCCAGTACATCCCGCGCGGCACCTGCCAGTTCCTGTAG
- a CDS encoding nitrilase-related carbon-nitrogen hydrolase: protein MANVVRAALVQATWTGDTESMIAKHEEHARAAAARGARIIGFQEVFNAPYFCQVQEPEHYRWAEPVPDGPTVVRMRALARETGMVVVVPVFEIEQEGFYYNTAVVIDADGTVLGKYRKHHIPQVKGFWEKYYFKPGNAGWPVFDTAVGRVGVYICYDRHFPEGWRALGLAGAQLVYNPSATSRGLSAYLWQLEQPAAAVANEYFIAAINRVGVEEYGDNDFYGTSYFVDPRGQFVGDVASDKEEELVVRDLDFGMIEEVRRQWAFYRDRRPDAYGDLVQP from the coding sequence ATGGCCAACGTTGTACGCGCCGCACTCGTCCAGGCGACGTGGACCGGCGACACCGAGTCGATGATCGCGAAGCACGAGGAGCACGCGAGAGCCGCCGCCGCCCGCGGCGCCCGCATCATCGGCTTCCAGGAGGTCTTCAACGCCCCCTATTTCTGCCAGGTGCAGGAGCCCGAGCACTACCGCTGGGCCGAGCCCGTACCCGACGGGCCCACCGTCGTACGGATGCGGGCCCTCGCCCGCGAGACCGGCATGGTCGTGGTCGTCCCGGTCTTCGAGATCGAGCAGGAGGGCTTCTACTACAACACCGCGGTCGTCATCGACGCCGACGGCACGGTCCTCGGCAAGTACCGCAAGCACCACATCCCGCAGGTCAAGGGCTTCTGGGAGAAGTACTACTTCAAGCCGGGCAACGCCGGCTGGCCGGTCTTCGACACCGCCGTCGGCAGGGTCGGCGTCTACATCTGCTACGACCGGCACTTCCCCGAGGGCTGGCGCGCCCTCGGCCTCGCCGGCGCCCAGCTCGTCTACAACCCGTCGGCGACCTCCCGCGGCCTGTCGGCGTACCTGTGGCAACTGGAGCAGCCCGCGGCGGCCGTCGCCAACGAGTACTTCATCGCCGCCATCAACCGCGTCGGCGTCGAGGAGTACGGCGACAACGACTTCTACGGCACGAGCTACTTCGTCGACCCCCGCGGCCAGTTCGTCGGCGACGTCGCGAGCGACAAGGAGGAGGAACTGGTGGTGCGCGACCTCGACTTCGGCATGATCGAGGAGGTCCGCCGGCAGTGGGCCTTCTACCGGGACCGCCGCCCGGACGCCTACGGGGACCTGGTGCAGCCGTGA
- a CDS encoding NCS1 family nucleobase:cation symporter-1, which produces MVADAASPPYPQEPADGRVELAPSDDLAGSRYANGDLLPVPAARRTWTTYNFAALWIGMAVNVPTWTLAAGLIALGMDWKQAVLTIALANVIVLLPMLLTGHAGPKYGIPFPVLARSSFGVVGANLPALLRGVVACAWFGIQTWIGGQAIYFLGGKISGAGSWWAEAGSWGGYPWPQWLCFVLFWLVEVGIILFGMEGVKKLENWAAPLMLAGAVALLIWIADQAGGFGPLLDEPSELGWGTEFWKVFFPALMGMIGFWSTLSLNIPDFTRFGAGQRAQIWGQSLGLPTTMAAFALLSVLVTSGSQAVYGKPIWEPAELAARMDTKLGVAFALFVILLATLTTNVAANLVSPAYDLSNLAPKAISFRTGSLIACAAGMLMFPWELIANPDIYIFVWLGTYGGLLGAVAGVLIADYWLVRRTALALPDLYRRDGAYWYAGGWNWRGVLAFAVGGLLAVGGSHTDAGASGPYPEDGLIPFLKPLADYGWAVGLGTSLILYTALMAGTRGKAVTAGPAGAAGPR; this is translated from the coding sequence ATGGTTGCCGACGCCGCGTCACCGCCCTACCCGCAGGAGCCCGCCGACGGCAGGGTGGAGCTCGCACCCTCCGACGACCTGGCCGGAAGCCGCTACGCCAACGGCGACCTGCTCCCCGTCCCGGCCGCGCGGCGGACCTGGACCACGTACAACTTCGCCGCGCTGTGGATCGGCATGGCGGTCAACGTGCCGACCTGGACGCTCGCCGCCGGCCTCATCGCGCTGGGCATGGACTGGAAGCAGGCCGTCCTCACCATCGCCCTGGCGAACGTCATCGTGCTGCTGCCGATGCTGCTGACCGGCCACGCGGGACCGAAGTACGGGATACCCTTCCCCGTCCTGGCCCGCTCGTCGTTCGGCGTGGTCGGCGCCAACCTGCCTGCGCTGCTGCGCGGCGTCGTCGCCTGCGCCTGGTTCGGCATCCAGACGTGGATCGGCGGCCAGGCGATCTACTTCCTGGGCGGGAAGATCAGCGGGGCCGGGAGCTGGTGGGCCGAGGCCGGCTCGTGGGGCGGCTATCCGTGGCCGCAGTGGCTGTGCTTCGTGCTGTTCTGGCTGGTCGAGGTCGGCATCATCCTCTTCGGCATGGAGGGGGTGAAGAAGCTGGAGAACTGGGCCGCGCCCCTGATGCTCGCGGGCGCGGTCGCCCTGCTCATCTGGATCGCCGACCAGGCCGGCGGCTTCGGCCCGCTGCTGGACGAGCCGTCCGAGCTGGGCTGGGGCACCGAGTTCTGGAAGGTGTTCTTCCCCGCCCTCATGGGCATGATCGGCTTCTGGTCGACGCTGTCACTGAACATCCCGGACTTCACGCGCTTCGGCGCCGGCCAGCGCGCGCAGATCTGGGGCCAGTCACTCGGACTGCCCACCACGATGGCCGCGTTCGCGCTGCTGTCCGTGCTGGTCACCTCGGGCTCGCAGGCGGTCTACGGCAAGCCGATCTGGGAGCCGGCGGAGCTGGCCGCGCGCATGGACACCAAACTGGGCGTCGCCTTCGCCCTGTTCGTCATCCTGCTCGCCACCCTGACGACGAACGTCGCGGCCAACCTGGTCAGTCCGGCGTACGACCTGTCGAACCTGGCGCCGAAGGCCATCAGCTTCCGCACCGGATCGCTGATCGCCTGCGCCGCGGGCATGCTGATGTTCCCCTGGGAGCTGATCGCCAACCCGGACATCTACATCTTCGTCTGGCTCGGCACCTACGGCGGCCTGCTCGGCGCGGTCGCCGGCGTCCTGATCGCCGACTACTGGCTCGTCCGCCGCACCGCACTCGCACTGCCCGACCTGTACCGCCGCGACGGCGCGTACTGGTACGCGGGCGGCTGGAACTGGCGCGGCGTCCTGGCCTTCGCGGTCGGCGGCCTGCTGGCCGTCGGCGGCTCCCACACGGACGCGGGCGCCTCCGGCCCGTACCCGGAGGACGGCCTGATCCCCTTCCTGAAACCCCTGGCGGACTACGGCTGGGCGGTGGGCCTCGGGACGTCGCTGATCCTCTACACGGCGCTGATGGCGGGGACGCGCGGCAAGGCGGTCACAGCCGGGCCAGCAGGGGCGGCAGGGCCTCGCTGA
- a CDS encoding TIGR03842 family LLM class F420-dependent oxidoreductase, whose product MDFGLVLQTDPPASAVVGLMRRAENNGFRYGWTFDSTVLWQEPYVIYSRILEHTDRLTVGPMVTNPGTRTWEVTASAFATLNEMYGNRTVCGIGRGDSAMRVAGRPPNTLARLGDAIRVIRDLAEGREAVVDRESGTTLRLPWVENGRLPVWMAAYGPKALALAGQVADGFILQLSDIYLTEFMVKAVRTAAAQAGRDPDDLTICVAAPAYVTDGTPEALAHAREQCRWFGGMVGNHVADLVDRYGEHSDVVPEALTAYVKQRQGYDYSHHGRAGNPSTDFVPDDIVDRFCILGPVEAHLEKLRRLRELGVHQFAIYAMHDAKESTIDAYGKYVIPALA is encoded by the coding sequence GTGGATTTCGGACTCGTGCTGCAGACAGATCCGCCCGCATCCGCCGTCGTCGGCCTCATGCGCCGCGCGGAGAACAACGGCTTCCGCTACGGCTGGACGTTCGACTCCACCGTCCTGTGGCAGGAGCCGTACGTCATCTACAGCCGCATCCTCGAGCACACCGACCGGCTCACCGTCGGCCCCATGGTCACCAACCCGGGCACCCGTACCTGGGAGGTCACCGCCTCCGCCTTCGCCACCCTCAACGAGATGTACGGCAACCGCACCGTCTGCGGCATCGGCCGCGGCGACTCCGCCATGCGCGTCGCCGGCCGCCCGCCCAACACCCTGGCGCGCCTCGGCGACGCCATCCGCGTCATCCGCGACCTCGCCGAGGGCCGCGAGGCCGTCGTCGACCGCGAGTCCGGCACGACGCTGCGGCTGCCGTGGGTCGAGAACGGCCGGCTCCCGGTGTGGATGGCGGCGTACGGGCCGAAGGCGCTGGCGCTCGCCGGGCAGGTCGCGGACGGCTTCATCCTCCAGCTCTCGGACATCTACCTCACCGAGTTCATGGTCAAGGCCGTCCGCACCGCCGCCGCCCAGGCGGGCCGCGACCCGGACGACCTGACGATCTGCGTCGCCGCCCCCGCGTACGTCACGGACGGCACCCCCGAGGCGCTGGCGCACGCGCGCGAGCAGTGCCGCTGGTTCGGCGGCATGGTCGGCAACCACGTCGCCGACCTGGTCGACCGCTACGGCGAGCACTCCGACGTCGTCCCCGAGGCGCTCACGGCGTACGTCAAGCAGCGCCAGGGCTACGACTACTCCCATCACGGCCGCGCCGGAAACCCGTCCACCGACTTCGTACCCGACGACATCGTGGACCGCTTCTGCATCCTGGGCCCGGTCGAGGCGCACCTGGAGAAGCTGCGCCGGCTGCGGGAGCTGGGCGTGCACCAGTTCGCGATCTACGCGATGCACGACGCGAAGGAGTCCACCATCGACGCGTACGGGAAGTACGTCATCCCGGCGCTGGCCTGA